In Nitrobacteraceae bacterium AZCC 1564, the following proteins share a genomic window:
- a CDS encoding DNA polymerase-3 subunit alpha (product_source=KO:K02337; cath_funfam=2.40.50.140,3.20.20.140; cog=COG0587; ko=KO:K02337; pfam=PF02811,PF07733,PF14579,PF17657; smart=SM00481; superfamily=89550; tigrfam=TIGR00594) gives MSNVAPPKLAGSDAGFVHLHVHSAYSLLQASITIAKLAELAKADHQPALALTDNDNMFGSLEFSEKLAGSGIQPITGCSLAVDFGDQDPNARNALAPARIVLLAMREEGYRSLMRLNSRAFLETPTNEAVHIKIEWLEGESDHLIALTGGAEGPVAQAIIADQPALAEARCDRLVKLFGDRLYIELQRHGLDSERKSEASLIDLAYAKGLPLVATNAPHFASTDDYEAHDALLCIAGGRLVSDTDRHQLTPDHRFKSRAEMAVLFADLPEALASTVEIARRCAFRPRTRKPILPRFTVGSDNAADAEAAEGAELRRQAEEGLKRRLTTHGLSQGATEETYSKRLAFELDVITRMNYSGYFLIVSDFIKWAKAQGIPVGPGRGSGAGSLVAYALTITDLDPIRFALLFERFLNPERVSMPDFDIDFCQDRRGEVIRYVQERYGRDQVGQIITFGTLQARGVLRDVGRVLQMPYGQVDRLTKLVPQNPAAPVTLAAAIEGEPKLQAFRDEDPVVARAFDIAQRLEGLTRHASTHAAGIVIGDRPLSELVPMYRDPKSDMPVTQFNMKWVEPAGLVKFDFLGLKTLTVLDVAVKLLKQRNVHVDLATLPLDDKESYEMLARGETVGVFQVESQGMRRALIDMRPDRFEDIIALVALYRPGPMANIPTYCARKHGDEEPDYLHPMLEPILKETFGVIIYQEQVMQIAQVMAGYSLGDADLLRRAMGKKIRAEMEKQREIFVAGSVKNGIAKGQAETIFELLAKFADYGFNKSHAAAYALVSYQTAYMKAHYPVEFIAASMTLDMNNTDKLSEFRAEAQRLGKKVEPPSINRSGSTFEVSGDTIYYALAALKGVGSQAVDMIVEARREGMFTSLADFASKVNPRAINKRVLESLAAAGAFDTLDPNRGRVFAGADAILAACQRSHEASTSGQNDMFGGMADAPSIVLPNIEPWLPADRLRREYDAIGFFLSGHPLDDYATALKRLRVQSWSEFSRAVKSGATAGRVAATVVSRMERRTKTGNKMGIIGLSDPTGHFEAVLFSEGLAQYRDVLEPGSAVLLQLGAELQGDDVRARILHAEPLDDAAAKTQKGLRIFVRDDKPLDSIAKRLESHQTSAPSSSNGIPTVRSAPMQPGGDGEVTLIMLLDLQTEVEMKLPGRFRVSPQIAGALKAVTGVVDVQTL, from the coding sequence ATGTCGAACGTCGCACCACCGAAATTAGCCGGATCGGACGCAGGATTCGTGCATCTGCACGTCCATTCCGCTTATTCGTTGCTGCAGGCGTCGATCACCATCGCGAAGCTGGCTGAATTGGCAAAGGCCGATCATCAACCGGCGCTGGCGCTGACCGATAACGACAACATGTTCGGTTCGCTGGAGTTCTCCGAGAAACTGGCGGGGTCCGGCATCCAGCCGATCACTGGTTGCTCGCTGGCGGTTGATTTCGGTGACCAGGATCCCAATGCCCGTAACGCGTTAGCTCCGGCGCGCATCGTCCTGCTTGCGATGCGCGAGGAGGGTTATCGCAGCCTCATGCGGCTGAACTCCCGGGCGTTTCTTGAAACGCCCACCAACGAGGCTGTGCACATCAAGATTGAATGGCTGGAGGGTGAGAGCGATCACTTGATCGCACTCACTGGCGGCGCGGAAGGGCCGGTGGCTCAGGCCATCATTGCCGATCAGCCGGCCTTGGCAGAGGCACGGTGCGACAGGCTCGTGAAGCTGTTCGGTGATCGCCTGTACATCGAACTGCAACGCCACGGCCTCGATAGCGAGCGCAAAAGCGAAGCCAGCTTGATTGACCTTGCCTATGCCAAGGGGCTGCCACTGGTCGCGACCAACGCGCCGCATTTTGCCAGCACCGACGATTATGAAGCGCACGATGCCTTGCTCTGCATCGCCGGCGGCAGGCTGGTGTCAGATACCGACCGTCACCAACTCACTCCCGATCACCGGTTCAAGTCACGCGCCGAAATGGCAGTGCTGTTTGCGGATCTGCCTGAGGCGCTAGCTTCGACAGTTGAGATCGCGCGGCGCTGCGCGTTCCGTCCGAGAACGCGCAAGCCGATCCTGCCGCGCTTTACGGTCGGAAGCGACAATGCGGCGGATGCGGAAGCGGCGGAAGGCGCCGAGCTGCGCCGTCAGGCCGAGGAGGGATTGAAGCGCAGGCTTACTACGCATGGCCTGTCGCAAGGGGCGACTGAAGAGACCTACAGCAAGCGTCTCGCCTTCGAACTCGATGTTATTACCCGAATGAACTATTCGGGTTACTTCCTGATCGTGTCGGACTTCATCAAGTGGGCCAAGGCGCAGGGCATTCCCGTAGGCCCGGGCCGCGGTTCGGGCGCAGGCTCGCTGGTTGCGTATGCGCTGACCATTACCGATCTTGATCCGATCCGCTTCGCTTTGCTGTTCGAGCGCTTCCTCAATCCAGAACGCGTGTCGATGCCGGACTTCGACATCGACTTCTGTCAGGACCGGCGCGGCGAAGTGATCCGCTATGTGCAGGAGCGCTACGGCCGCGATCAGGTTGGGCAGATCATTACATTCGGTACGCTGCAGGCGCGCGGCGTGTTGCGCGATGTGGGCCGCGTGCTGCAGATGCCGTACGGGCAGGTGGATCGCCTGACGAAACTCGTACCGCAGAATCCGGCTGCGCCGGTGACTCTTGCGGCGGCAATCGAGGGCGAGCCGAAACTCCAGGCATTTCGTGACGAAGATCCGGTGGTCGCGCGCGCATTCGACATTGCGCAGCGTCTCGAAGGTCTGACGCGCCACGCCTCAACTCACGCCGCAGGCATCGTGATCGGCGATCGGCCGCTGAGTGAACTGGTGCCGATGTATCGCGATCCGAAATCGGACATGCCGGTCACGCAGTTCAACATGAAATGGGTTGAGCCTGCCGGACTGGTGAAGTTCGACTTCCTCGGCCTGAAGACGTTGACAGTGCTGGACGTCGCCGTGAAGCTCTTGAAGCAACGTAACGTTCACGTCGATCTCGCGACGCTGCCGCTGGACGACAAAGAGAGCTACGAAATGCTGGCGCGCGGCGAAACGGTCGGCGTGTTCCAGGTGGAAAGTCAGGGCATGCGGCGCGCGCTCATCGACATGCGACCCGACCGTTTCGAGGACATCATCGCACTGGTGGCATTGTATCGCCCAGGTCCGATGGCGAACATCCCGACTTATTGCGCCCGCAAGCATGGCGATGAGGAGCCTGACTATCTCCACCCAATGCTGGAGCCGATTCTGAAGGAAACCTTCGGCGTCATCATCTACCAGGAGCAGGTGATGCAGATCGCGCAGGTGATGGCCGGCTACTCGCTGGGCGACGCCGACCTGCTGCGGCGCGCCATGGGTAAGAAGATCCGTGCGGAGATGGAAAAGCAGCGCGAGATCTTTGTCGCGGGTTCGGTCAAGAACGGCATCGCTAAGGGGCAGGCGGAGACGATCTTCGAATTGCTCGCGAAGTTCGCCGACTACGGCTTCAACAAGAGCCACGCTGCGGCCTACGCGCTGGTGTCGTATCAGACCGCCTACATGAAGGCGCACTATCCGGTGGAGTTCATCGCAGCATCCATGACGCTCGATATGAACAACACCGACAAGCTATCCGAATTCAGGGCCGAGGCGCAGCGCCTCGGCAAGAAGGTCGAACCGCCATCGATCAACCGTTCCGGTTCGACATTCGAGGTCAGCGGCGACACCATTTACTACGCATTAGCTGCGCTCAAAGGCGTTGGCAGTCAGGCCGTGGATATGATCGTGGAAGCGCGGCGCGAGGGCATGTTCACGTCACTTGCGGATTTCGCCTCAAAGGTGAATCCGCGGGCGATCAATAAGCGCGTGCTTGAAAGTCTGGCCGCTGCCGGTGCTTTCGACACTCTTGATCCCAACCGCGGACGTGTCTTCGCAGGTGCCGACGCGATCCTCGCCGCGTGTCAGCGCAGTCATGAAGCGTCCACGTCGGGACAGAACGATATGTTCGGCGGTATGGCGGACGCGCCGAGCATTGTATTGCCGAACATCGAGCCATGGCTGCCCGCGGACCGGCTGAGGCGCGAATACGATGCGATCGGCTTCTTCCTGTCGGGCCATCCGCTCGATGATTACGCAACAGCGCTGAAGCGTCTACGCGTGCAATCGTGGAGTGAATTCTCACGCGCAGTGAAAAGCGGTGCGACAGCCGGCCGTGTTGCGGCCACGGTCGTCTCGCGTATGGAGCGCCGGACCAAGACCGGCAACAAGATGGGCATCATCGGTCTGTCAGATCCAACCGGGCACTTCGAAGCTGTGCTATTCTCTGAAGGGCTTGCACAGTATCGCGATGTGCTGGAGCCAGGCTCTGCGGTGCTGCTGCAGCTCGGAGCTGAACTGCAGGGTGATGACGTCCGCGCGCGCATTCTCCACGCGGAGCCGCTGGACGATGCGGCCGCTAAAACCCAAAAAGGTCTTCGCATTTTCGTGCGCGATGACAAGCCGCTCGACTCGATCGCTAAACGGCTTGAGAGTCACCAGACATCGGCGCCGAGCAGCTCAAACGGAATTCCGACTGTGCGGTCCGCACCGATGCAGCCGGGCGGCGACGGCGAGGTGACGCTGATCATGTTGCTCGACCTGCAGACGGAAGTGGAAATGAAGCTGCCCGGCCGGTTCCGCGTCTCGCCGCAGATTGCGGGAGCCTTGAAGGCTGTCACCGGCGTGGTGGACGTTCAGACGCTTTAG
- a CDS encoding putative caspase-like protein (product_source=COG4249; cog=COG4249; pfam=PF00656; superfamily=52129; transmembrane_helix_parts=Inside_1_6,TMhelix_7_26,Outside_27_773) produces MRGIVRLLGVATLLLFVAGVSALHAQEQEKRIALVIGNGNYANSPLSTAANDAGLIAQTLQAAGFDVVGARDLDGETLRQTFRDFIKKAQSSGSGTVAFVYVAGYGVQLAGENYFMPVDANAQRDTDIPVEGLRIADYMRQLSALPLKTTVFVLDAAHTHPFGKEGQPLAGGLALIEPEPKSLVAFNATPGTVGPNETGSYGAYAQALAEMIRAGGIDLPEVFNRVRLRVNEVTKGAQVPWDAQKLEGQFLFFERASDAPVVAADQDAAQRSKPIREMDARDAYIAALERDTLADYEAFLAAFPDDPMAKRVRAIVAARREAITWRRTYKADTSQAYWSYLKRYPRGPHAADARRRLAILAAATEPPPTFDEYAYDVPPPPPDELAYFDQPVLMFGDPVYDFAPPPPPAVFFLPPPPDDFVTLEPPLVVDSGIFYLPQPVFVPIPVFVRPPVYVRPPINRFLFRNIHNREVINTIINRGPPPGAGGGFTPVPRGNVAAALQRPALQRPAFAPGLPPSATRRANLIRQGRVAAPAGVIPGRGRPGGPGQPAAIGARPGQALPGQPAAPNAAAPNVNVRPGQPLPGADRRPPVPGVAAQPPAAAGREGQRPDRGARGPNAGAAPGSRPDVQQFDRRRGGPNGRPSPQLQAQPRAQRPAPQQRPQATQRPQIQRPAQAARPQMAPRPQPQVQRPAMAPRPQMAPRPQMAPRPQMAPRPQMAAPRPQMAPRPQMAPRPQMAAPRPQMAPRPQMAPRPAAPARPAAPAAPAARRLPGQ; encoded by the coding sequence ATGCGCGGAATTGTCAGACTTTTGGGTGTCGCGACACTTTTGCTCTTTGTTGCCGGTGTTTCGGCATTGCACGCGCAGGAGCAGGAGAAGCGCATCGCACTGGTCATCGGCAATGGCAACTACGCGAATTCACCTCTCTCGACCGCCGCCAATGACGCAGGCCTGATCGCGCAGACACTGCAGGCCGCGGGCTTTGATGTTGTCGGCGCGCGCGACCTCGATGGCGAAACCTTGCGACAGACGTTCCGCGATTTCATCAAGAAAGCGCAATCGTCCGGATCGGGAACCGTGGCTTTCGTCTATGTTGCTGGATACGGCGTGCAGCTGGCGGGCGAAAACTATTTCATGCCCGTCGACGCCAATGCGCAGCGTGACACGGACATTCCGGTCGAGGGGCTGCGCATCGCCGATTACATGCGCCAGCTCTCGGCGTTGCCGCTGAAGACGACAGTGTTTGTCCTCGATGCTGCGCACACCCATCCCTTTGGGAAGGAAGGTCAGCCGTTGGCTGGCGGTCTTGCGCTGATCGAGCCTGAGCCGAAGAGTCTCGTGGCATTCAACGCGACACCCGGAACTGTGGGGCCGAATGAGACCGGATCGTATGGCGCCTATGCGCAGGCTCTGGCGGAAATGATCCGTGCCGGGGGCATCGACTTGCCCGAAGTGTTCAATCGCGTGCGCCTGCGCGTAAATGAGGTGACCAAGGGCGCCCAAGTGCCGTGGGACGCGCAAAAGCTCGAGGGACAATTCCTGTTTTTTGAGCGTGCGTCGGATGCGCCGGTCGTGGCTGCGGATCAGGATGCGGCCCAACGGTCAAAGCCCATTCGAGAGATGGACGCGAGGGATGCATATATAGCAGCGCTCGAACGAGACACGCTGGCCGATTACGAAGCCTTTCTCGCTGCGTTTCCGGACGATCCGATGGCGAAGCGGGTGAGGGCGATCGTTGCTGCGCGTCGCGAGGCCATTACGTGGCGGCGAACGTACAAAGCCGATACGTCGCAAGCTTACTGGTCGTACCTTAAACGCTATCCGCGCGGCCCGCATGCGGCCGATGCGCGCCGCCGGCTCGCCATCCTTGCAGCCGCGACTGAGCCGCCGCCGACCTTCGACGAGTATGCCTATGATGTGCCACCTCCGCCGCCAGACGAACTCGCCTATTTCGACCAGCCAGTGCTGATGTTCGGCGATCCGGTCTACGATTTTGCGCCGCCACCACCGCCTGCAGTGTTTTTCCTGCCGCCGCCGCCAGATGATTTCGTCACCCTGGAGCCGCCGCTTGTGGTGGACAGCGGCATCTTCTACCTGCCTCAACCGGTATTTGTGCCTATCCCGGTCTTCGTCCGTCCGCCGGTTTATGTGCGACCGCCGATCAATCGTTTCCTGTTCAGGAACATCCACAATCGGGAGGTCATCAACACCATCATCAATCGCGGGCCGCCACCCGGGGCGGGCGGCGGGTTCACGCCGGTTCCCCGCGGAAACGTGGCGGCGGCTCTGCAACGGCCTGCATTACAACGACCTGCATTTGCTCCCGGCCTACCGCCGTCGGCAACGCGCAGGGCCAATCTGATCCGCCAGGGTCGAGTGGCGGCTCCGGCCGGGGTCATCCCCGGTCGCGGCCGGCCAGGTGGTCCGGGCCAGCCGGCAGCGATTGGCGCCCGTCCTGGTCAGGCACTTCCTGGGCAGCCGGCTGCTCCCAATGCCGCTGCTCCCAACGTCAATGTGAGGCCTGGTCAGCCCTTGCCTGGCGCTGACAGGCGGCCGCCTGTTCCTGGGGTCGCTGCTCAGCCGCCCGCAGCAGCGGGACGCGAGGGCCAGCGACCCGATCGCGGCGCGCGCGGTCCAAATGCAGGCGCCGCTCCCGGTTCCAGACCCGATGTGCAGCAATTTGACCGGCGCCGGGGCGGGCCGAACGGTCGACCTTCACCACAGCTCCAGGCACAACCTCGGGCCCAGCGCCCGGCTCCGCAGCAGCGTCCTCAAGCCACTCAGCGTCCTCAGATCCAGCGGCCAGCGCAAGCTGCGAGACCACAGATGGCGCCCAGACCGCAGCCGCAAGTCCAGCGGCCAGCGATGGCTCCGCGGCCCCAAATGGCACCTCGTCCTCAAATGGCACCTCGTCCTCAGATGGCGCCGCGTCCGCAGATGGCTGCTCCTCGTCCGCAGATGGCTCCGCGCCCTCAAATGGCGCCGCGTCCGCAGATGGCTGCTCCTCGTCCGCAGATGGCTCCGCGCCCTCAAATGGCGCCGCGGCCGGCAGCTCCCGCACGCCCGGCGGCTCCGGCGGCTCCGGCGGCGCGAAGGCTTCCGGGCCAGTAA
- a CDS encoding small subunit ribosomal protein S2 (product_source=KO:K02967; cath_funfam=1.10.150.20,3.40.50.10490; cog=COG0052; ko=KO:K02967; pfam=PF00318; superfamily=52313; tigrfam=TIGR01011) yields MALPEFSMRQLLEAGVHFGHQAHRWNPKMADYIFGARNNIHIIDLAQTVPMLHRALQAVSDTVSKGGRILFVGTKRQAQDGVAEAAKRSAQYFVNSRWLGGTLTNWKTVSGSIKRLRQLDEMLNSGESAQYTKKERLTLQRERDKLDRSLGGIKDMGGLPDLIFVIDTNKEDIAIQEAQRLNIPVAAVVDTNSDPKGITYVIPGNDDAGRAISLYCDLIARAAIDGISRAQGDAGIDIGALANPTPEAVASAKSDGFQGLAGPRGVADDLKKLTGVSGAIEKKLNDLGVFHFWQIAELDHDTAHQIGEAVGLPARADGWVAQSKALTAEAE; encoded by the coding sequence ATGGCGCTACCTGAATTTTCTATGCGTCAGCTTTTGGAAGCTGGCGTTCACTTCGGCCACCAGGCTCACCGATGGAATCCGAAGATGGCGGATTACATCTTCGGTGCCCGCAACAACATCCACATCATCGACCTCGCCCAGACTGTGCCGATGCTTCATCGTGCGCTGCAGGCTGTCAGCGACACCGTTTCGAAGGGCGGTCGTATTCTGTTCGTCGGCACCAAACGCCAGGCCCAGGATGGCGTGGCGGAAGCTGCGAAGCGCTCCGCGCAGTACTTCGTCAACTCGCGCTGGCTCGGCGGCACGCTGACCAACTGGAAGACCGTCTCCGGTTCGATCAAGCGTCTGCGTCAGCTCGACGAGATGCTCAACTCGGGCGAGAGCGCCCAATACACGAAGAAAGAGCGCCTGACGCTGCAGCGCGAGCGCGACAAGCTCGACCGCTCGCTCGGCGGCATCAAGGACATGGGCGGCTTGCCCGACCTGATCTTCGTGATCGACACCAACAAGGAAGACATCGCGATCCAGGAAGCCCAGCGGCTCAACATCCCGGTCGCCGCGGTTGTCGATACCAATTCCGATCCGAAGGGCATCACCTACGTGATCCCGGGCAATGACGATGCTGGTCGCGCGATTTCGCTGTACTGCGATCTGATCGCTCGCGCAGCTATCGACGGCATCTCTCGCGCTCAGGGCGATGCTGGCATCGATATCGGTGCGCTGGCCAACCCGACGCCGGAAGCCGTAGCGTCTGCGAAGTCGGATGGCTTCCAGGGGCTTGCCGGTCCGCGCGGTGTGGCTGACGACCTCAAGAAACTGACCGGCGTGTCCGGCGCGATCGAGAAGAAGCTGAACGATCTCGGCGTCTTCCACTTCTGGCAGATTGCCGAACTCGACCACGATACCGCCCATCAGATCGGCGAAGCAGTCGGTCTGCCGGCACGTGCCGATGGCTGGGTCGCACAGTCCAAGGCGCTCACCGCGGAAGCGGAATAA
- a CDS encoding elongation factor Ts (product_source=KO:K02357; cath_funfam=1.10.8.10,3.30.479.20; cog=COG0264; ko=KO:K02357; pfam=PF00889; superfamily=46934,54713; tigrfam=TIGR00116) — MATITAAMVKDLREKTGVGMMDCKQALNETNGDMEAAIDWLRKKGLSKAAKKAGRVAAEGLIAAVVSDNKGVVVEVNSETDFVARNEQFQGLVKMIGQVAIKAGADVEAIKAAKVGDITVERAIQDAIATIGENMTLRRAASLSVSNGVIASYVHNAVIDGLGKLGVIVALESTGSKDELAALGRQIAMHVAASNPQALDAASLDSEVVRREKEVMADKYRQQGKPDAMIEKIVESGLKTYYKEVTLVEQAFIHDSSKSVGQAVKEAEGKVGAPIKLAGFVRYALGEGIEKQESDFAAEVAAAAGQG, encoded by the coding sequence ATGGCAACGATCACAGCAGCAATGGTCAAGGATCTGCGCGAAAAGACCGGCGTAGGCATGATGGATTGCAAGCAGGCTCTTAACGAGACCAATGGCGATATGGAAGCGGCGATCGACTGGCTGCGCAAGAAGGGGCTTTCGAAGGCCGCCAAGAAGGCAGGCCGCGTTGCTGCGGAAGGTCTGATCGCGGCTGTCGTGTCCGACAACAAGGGCGTCGTCGTCGAGGTGAACTCCGAGACCGACTTCGTTGCCCGCAACGAGCAGTTCCAGGGTCTCGTCAAGATGATAGGTCAGGTCGCCATCAAGGCCGGCGCCGATGTCGAGGCGATCAAGGCTGCCAAGGTCGGCGATATTACCGTCGAGCGCGCCATTCAGGACGCGATCGCAACCATCGGCGAGAACATGACGCTGCGCCGTGCGGCTTCGCTCTCGGTTAGCAATGGCGTGATCGCCAGCTACGTCCACAACGCCGTGATCGATGGTCTCGGCAAGCTCGGCGTGATCGTGGCCCTCGAATCCACTGGCTCGAAGGACGAACTGGCTGCGCTCGGCCGCCAGATCGCGATGCACGTTGCGGCTTCCAACCCGCAGGCACTCGATGCCGCGAGCCTCGATTCGGAAGTGGTGCGCCGCGAGAAGGAAGTTATGGCGGATAAGTACCGTCAGCAGGGTAAGCCGGACGCGATGATCGAAAAGATCGTCGAATCGGGCCTGAAGACCTACTACAAGGAAGTGACCCTGGTGGAGCAGGCATTCATTCACGACAGCTCCAAGAGCGTTGGACAGGCTGTGAAGGAAGCCGAAGGTAAAGTTGGCGCGCCTATCAAGCTTGCTGGATTTGTGCGTTATGCTCTCGGTGAGGGAATCGAGAAGCAGGAATCGGACTTCGCTGCTGAAGTCGCAGCCGCTGCCGGGCAGGGCTGA
- a CDS encoding uridylate kinase (product_source=KO:K09903; cath_funfam=3.40.1160.10; cog=COG0528; ko=KO:K09903; pfam=PF00696; superfamily=53633; tigrfam=TIGR02075), whose amino-acid sequence MGEPAYRRVVIKLSGEYLAGEQAFGIHQPTIDRIAGDLIKARELGVEIAVVVGGGNIFRGVEVSSRGVSRTTGDTMGMLATVMNCLALESALGRKGQSARALSAFVMPQVCELFTRGVAHRYLAEGRIVLLAGGTGNPYFTTDTTAVLRAAEIGAQAVLKATNVDGVYSADPKKDKAAIRFERLSHSQAVEGGYKVMDATAFALARETSLPIIVFSIAEPGSIGAILSGKGKGTIVAG is encoded by the coding sequence ATGGGTGAACCGGCTTACCGACGAGTCGTTATCAAACTCTCCGGCGAATATCTTGCCGGGGAGCAGGCGTTCGGAATTCATCAACCGACGATCGACCGTATCGCTGGCGACCTGATCAAGGCGCGTGAGCTAGGCGTCGAAATCGCTGTTGTGGTCGGCGGCGGCAATATCTTTCGCGGTGTGGAAGTCTCGTCCCGCGGCGTCTCGCGAACCACGGGCGACACCATGGGAATGCTCGCCACGGTGATGAATTGCCTGGCGCTGGAATCCGCGTTGGGCCGTAAGGGCCAGTCCGCGCGCGCACTATCCGCATTTGTCATGCCGCAGGTCTGCGAGTTGTTCACGCGGGGTGTCGCTCACCGATATTTGGCCGAAGGCCGGATCGTCCTGCTCGCGGGCGGTACCGGAAATCCCTATTTTACCACTGATACGACCGCGGTCCTTCGGGCGGCGGAGATCGGCGCCCAGGCGGTGCTGAAGGCCACCAATGTTGATGGCGTCTACAGTGCCGACCCGAAAAAGGACAAGGCCGCGATCCGGTTCGAACGCCTGAGCCATTCGCAGGCTGTCGAAGGTGGTTATAAGGTAATGGATGCGACGGCCTTCGCGCTTGCCCGGGAAACGTCATTGCCTATCATCGTTTTCTCGATTGCAGAGCCTGGGTCGATCGGTGCGATCCTGAGCGGAAAGGGCAAGGGGACGATCGTCGCCGGTTAA
- a CDS encoding ribosome recycling factor (product_source=KO:K02838; cath_funfam=3.30.1360.40,3.30.910.10; cog=COG0233; ko=KO:K02838; pfam=PF01765; superfamily=55194; tigrfam=TIGR00496), with translation MTAGNYDLNDLKRRMEGAVNSLKHELGGLRTGRAAISMLEPVQVEAYGSHMPLNQVATVSVPEPRLLSVQVWDKSMVKAVETAIVNSNLGLSPATEGQVIRLRIPELNEERRKELVKVAHKYAEAARVAVRHVRRDGLDIVKKLEKDHKISEDDQERFSGDVQKATDATIADIDKLLATKEKEILTV, from the coding sequence ATGACGGCCGGGAATTATGATCTCAACGATTTGAAGCGTCGCATGGAAGGCGCGGTCAATTCGTTGAAGCACGAGCTGGGCGGATTGCGTACCGGACGTGCTGCAATTTCGATGCTCGAACCGGTGCAGGTGGAAGCCTATGGCAGCCACATGCCACTCAACCAGGTCGCGACGGTGAGCGTGCCTGAGCCGCGGCTATTGTCGGTTCAGGTCTGGGACAAGTCGATGGTCAAGGCCGTCGAGACCGCGATCGTCAATTCCAACCTTGGCCTCAGCCCGGCCACGGAAGGACAGGTGATCCGGTTGCGCATTCCTGAACTCAACGAAGAGCGCCGCAAGGAACTGGTGAAGGTCGCGCACAAATATGCGGAAGCTGCGCGTGTTGCGGTTCGTCACGTTCGCCGTGACGGTCTTGATATCGTCAAGAAGCTCGAAAAGGATCATAAGATCTCCGAAGACGACCAGGAGCGTTTTTCGGGTGATGTCCAAAAGGCGACCGACGCCACCATCGCTGACATCGACAAGCTGCTGGCCACCAAGGAAAAAGAAATTCTCACCGTTTAA
- a CDS encoding undecaprenyl diphosphate synthase (product_source=KO:K00806; cath_funfam=3.40.1180.10; cog=COG0020; ko=KO:K00806; pfam=PF01255; superfamily=64005; tigrfam=TIGR00055) → MSNGAMPKSDGPARAGGPRHVAIIMDGNGRWAAARGLPRAEGHRRGVEALRRVVRASHELGISYLTIFSFSSENWSRPASEIGDLFGLLRRFIRNDLATLHRDGVRVRIIGERTGLEPDICALLSEAEDLTRNNDRLTLVVAFNYGSRQEIASAAQRLAREVAEGKRDPSTITAEVLGQHLDAPDIPDPDLIIRTSGEQRLSNFLMWQAAYSELVFVPVHWPDFDKAALEGAIAEYATRERRFGGLVAKTGS, encoded by the coding sequence ATGTCCAATGGCGCCATGCCCAAGAGCGATGGACCGGCTAGAGCCGGCGGGCCGCGGCATGTTGCGATCATCATGGATGGCAATGGCCGATGGGCCGCGGCGCGTGGCCTTCCGCGCGCCGAAGGACATCGCCGTGGCGTCGAAGCCTTGCGGAGGGTCGTGCGCGCATCGCACGAACTCGGCATTTCGTACCTGACGATTTTCTCGTTCAGCTCGGAAAACTGGTCGCGGCCTGCGAGCGAGATCGGTGATCTGTTCGGCCTGTTGCGACGTTTCATCCGCAATGATCTTGCAACGTTGCATCGCGACGGTGTGCGCGTGCGGATTATCGGCGAGCGCACAGGCCTCGAGCCTGATATCTGCGCATTGTTGAGTGAAGCCGAGGATCTGACCCGCAACAACGATCGCCTGACGCTTGTTGTCGCGTTTAACTATGGATCGCGGCAGGAGATCGCCAGTGCGGCGCAACGGCTCGCGCGGGAAGTCGCGGAGGGAAAACGTGATCCGTCAACGATCACGGCGGAGGTTTTGGGACAGCATCTCGATGCGCCGGATATTCCAGATCCGGATCTGATTATCCGCACCAGCGGCGAGCAGCGCCTGTCGAACTTCCTGATGTGGCAGGCCGCTTACAGCGAGCTGGTGTTTGTGCCTGTTCATTGGCCCGATTTCGATAAAGCGGCGCTCGAAGGTGCGATTGCCGAATACGCGACTCGCGAACGCCGTTTCGGTGGCTTGGTCGCGAAGACCGGATCGTGA